One genomic window of Metopolophium dirhodum isolate CAU chromosome 4, ASM1992520v1, whole genome shotgun sequence includes the following:
- the LOC132943551 gene encoding uncharacterized protein LOC132943551, producing MAVGTQPCDDVPSTTTKMAVGTQTGDDVESTTTTPTTKNDCQSVPVTITCRPPRPRSSMRNPMILWPFRKPPSTPCPSPSPSTPCPLPPPSPPSTPCPSPPPSLVPPSTTPPSTTMSTPCQPPLPSPLPSPPPPSTRLSTVCPSKTPRSTTPSTVYPSKTPPSTTPSTVCPSTTPPTPCPSSTTLLTKLPPCTTTTDCPFDTIDEELNESPWMLPDVKPPPIRVWTVTTTSTIRPTASTTCRRSSIARTRPIIFVPEVARRNRYLVF from the coding sequence ATGGCAGTCGGGACCCAGCCGTGTGACGATGTTCCAAGCACGACCACCAAAATGGCAGTCGGGACCCAGACGGGGGACGACGTGGAAAGCACGACCACCACCCCAACCACGAAAAACGATTGTCAATCAGTGCCTGTGACCATTACGTGCCGCCCACCGCGGCCGAGGTCCTCGATGCGAAATCCGATGATACTGTGGCCATTCCGCAAACCGCCGTCTACACCATGTCCGTCACCATCTCCGTCTACACCGTGTCCGTTGCCACCTCCATCTCCACCGTCTACACCGTGTCCCTCGCCACCTCCATCTTTGGTACCGCCATCAACAACACCCCCGTCAACAACTATGTCTACACCATGTCAACCGCCACTTCCGTCACCGCTTCCGTCTCCACCACCGCCATCAACAAGACTGTCTACGGTATGTCCGTCAAAAACTCCACGATCAACAACTCCGTCTACGGTATATCCGTCAAAAACTCCACCATCAACTACTCCATCTACGGTATGTCCGTCAACAACTCCGCCTACCCCATGTCCGTCATCAACTACCTTACTCACGAAACTACCTCCATGTACTACAACCACGGACTGCCCATTTGATACCATTGACGAAGAGTTAAATGAGTCACCATGGATGTTACCAGACGTGAAACCACCACCAATTAGGGTTTGGACCGTAACCACCACATCGACCATCCGCCCGACAGCTTCCACCACATGTCGTCGATCGTCTATCGCACGAACAAGACCTATAATATTTGTGCCTGAGGTTGCACGCCGTAACCGTTATCtagtattttaa